The sequence below is a genomic window from Salinispira pacifica.
ACGCCGCTTGTTTCAGCGAATTCTTCAATGGCTTCCATGTTGCCCATCCAGCCGAGACCGAAGTTCCAGTACTCGGAACCGCGCTTGAACAGACCGCCGTAGTTGGTTGTCTCAACCGCTTCACCCTGTCCGCCGAACTCTTTGAACACTTTGAAACCGCCGGCTGCAATGTTGTCATAGTATGCTTCCATGGTGGAATGATTCCGCAGAATCGCTTTTTCAAGCACGGTGTTGCCCGCAGCTTCACCGTTTTCATCGGCAGCCACATAGACAAGAGCCGTGCCTACAGTTGTTCCGGTATACATGGTTCCGGCATATTCAACCCATTTGGCAACACGAACCTCAGAACCGCGCTGAATGTAAAATACGGTGTTATCTTCAGTCCAGCCGTCTTCACCCACTGTCACAACAGCCAGTGAATGAGGAAGAAATGCTTCATCCAGGGTTACCTCCAGGCGGCCTTCCGCATCTGTTGTAACCACAGCCTGTCCCACGTATCCGCCGTGAGTATATGCATATGCTTCAACAGCCTGATTCGGTGCAAAACCGGTGGGTGCTTCAGCGCTTGAACAGCCAATCAATGCGATTGCAATGAGAGCAATCACGAGTACGGATATGATTTTCTTCATAGTCGGTACCTCGTCTCCTAAAAGTTTCAACCCGGATTAACATCCGGGATATGAGATAATAATATAATTTATTTCACAATATATCCAGTACTTTCTTATTATTTATTCAAAACAGCTTTTTATGTGAATTTTTTTGTGATTAAACTCTATACAGTTTTTGAAATTGTTCAGCTGAAACAATGCGAATCGAAAAGTGCTAGTGAGTAGTATATTCAACCGGTATAAAGAGAATTTTCAGGAGTTAAAAAAGAGATTTTTTCAGGGAAGGTTAAATACTGCTAAGTTATGCCGTCTGAGAATCCAGACGGCTGTAAAATGTACTGAAGATGCTCAGCCAAGGGACTCTTCGAGGACACGTATGTGCCGGGTGTTTTCCTGACCGATTTGTACAATTGATTCGCTTTCTTTCTCAATACTCTGTGCTGTGTCACCAATCTGATTCACTGATCCGGATATCTGCCGAACTGAATCGCTGATACTCTCAACACTCTTACTTCCTGCAGATATCTGAGAACTTACATTTGTCAGAGATTCATGGACAAGGTTGTTAACTTCTGCAAGGTTATTGGTTGTGTTCTGGATTTCATCGCTTCCCGCAGCCAGTTCCCTAAGTCCTGAAATCATCTCGCCCAGGGAATCGTGGACATCCTGTATTTTACTTGAGATTTTATGGAACTGACCTTCCATTTCACCAAATGCGCTCACAGCCTGATCAACTTCCGCCACATTGTCGGTCACACGGTTTTGTATCTGTGTGAGATTGTCACTGATCTCGCCGCTGAGCTTCCGAATTTCATGGGCAACAACCGCAAACCCCCTGCCTCTGTCGCCTGCATGGGCAGCCTCAATGGAAGCATTCATTGCCAGAAGATTGGTTCTTTCAGAGATATCCCGGATCACATGAATAACCTCCAGCATTTGTGCGGAAGCCTCCCGGGAGCTCTGGAAAGCGTTTGCTGTAGTTCCCATCCTGGCTGCCATTGCTTTTTCAGAAGAGATCAATTCTTCAAGTTGGGTCTTTTTATCGTTTGCCGAGTGGGAAAGCTGTTTAATAGAGGCCGTTATCTCGGCAATAACGGATGATGTCTGCTCAACTGCCGATGATTGAGTGTGCATTTCACCGGCGACTGCTTTTTCCGCACTCTGAATGTTGGCGTAGGCAGCTCCAGTCTGATCTATTTCTTCCTGGAGTCTTGAAATAGATGCCTGTATACTGATGATTTCAGAGTTTATACCACGAATAGAATCAAGCGAGCTTTGGGCGGACTGATCAAGTTTTTCCGATATATTTACCCCGTCCTTTACTGAACCAACCGCATTCGCAAGCAATCCAAATCTATTTTCAGATTCACTGTTAACTTCCATAAGACGTTTCAGTGTCTTTCTTGAGGAATAAACCACCATTACAATAAAGGCCAGCGCAAGCACTGTGAGTATTACCGGAGCTATGATTATGAAGCTGTAGTCGGATGAGGGTATTCCGTTCTGCTGAGCATACGGGATTACCTTGGTGAATGCAGATACCAATAATCCGGCAATAATTGTAACCGAAATAACAGCAGCCTGCCGTGCAGAATTAGAAAGCAGCGCCAATGCGGCAAGAGTGGGCAGAAAATAGGTTAATGACTCATTCACAGCTCTGATTGACGGGTCAATTCCCAATACCCCGACAGCATAGCCCATCACCACCGCCAGATAAATAATCATATCTGCTACCTGATTTGCTTTTCCCTTCAGGAGAAACGGCAGACCTCCAAAGAGAATCACGGCAAAAGCAAGTTCGAGAAATGCAGGAACAAGGTCCCCTTCCACAAGATTCAATACAAACCCGAAAACAAAAAGACTCCCGGTGAATAATTCAATCCAGAACAGGGATTGAGCACGATATACCATGACGAGAGATTGGCTGGAATAAATCTCCTCGATCTTATTACTTACTGATTTGATGAGCATTTACAAATTCCTTTTTTGAAATATAATACATATTCAATTGCTTTAAGCGGCGTAACATACCATAAATCTCTTATAGATATCAAGATAGGAGCGCAGGCATCAGATTTCTACAGTTATTGACCGGTTCCGGAACTCTCGATGCTCAGTAACTCCCACCCCTATAAATTTCTTGACATTGTGGATACCATCAACCTACCATTCCTACGGAGAGTATCATGAAATTGCTGGTGTTTGTTCTGAATAAAGAAGAGTTTCTTGAAGATGTTCTGGAAGCCTATGTGGAGGCGGGTGTTGCCGGCGCTACTCTCCTGGATTCCGAAGGAATGGGGCGGTTTCTCGCCTACGAGGTTCCACTGTTTGCCGGGTTCAAGGAGTTCATGAAGGGCAATAAACCCTACAATAAAACGATCATTTCAGTTATTAAAAATGATGATATTATCAGCCGGGTGAAAACCCTGGTGGACAAGGTGGTGGGCGGTCTGGAGAATCCCGGAACGGGCATTATGTTTACCATTCCTGTCGACTGGGCCACCGGACTGGTTCCCGAGGACGAAGAGGTTTAGGCGTATGGGTGCACTGTGTAAAATGATTTCCCCGAAATGGATTCTCGTGGACGAGATTGTCTCAGATAAAAAGGAGTGTATCAGAAAGCTGATACATGCCCTGGAGGCAAGCGGTGACGTCCAGGATGCCGAAGGACTGCTGTCAGATATTATGGAACGGGAGGGGCTTTCCTCAACCGCCGTGGGTTCGGGCTGTGCCATTCCCCACGCCCACTCGGCTTCCATCACCGCTACCAGGGTGGCCGCCGCTCGCCTGCATGAACCCATCGATTTCGGTTCCCAGGACGGGGATCAGGTTCAGCTGGTGTTTCTCATGGCGGGTCCCAAGAAAGACACGGGAATACACTTGAAAGTTCTGTCGAAGGTGGCCCGGCTCCTCCATGACCCGGCATACCGGAGCCGGTTTCTTGAGGCTTCAGATGCTGAATCCTTCTACGCCGTGCTCTGCCAGACGGAAACCTAGTTCATGAGAGCTGATCAGAGGTGGCGGCTCATCCGCTTTTTTATTACCAGTGCGGTTCTGTATCTCATTTGGCTCATATTCACTGCAAGTGTAGAACCTTTCTCCCTGATTGCCGGAGCACTGGGGTCGGTTTTTGTGGCAGCCCTCACCTACGATGAGTTTATTGCCTCCCACGAGGCGTCCCTCAACTCGTTTATGCCCAAACCTCTCATGCTGATACTCTATCTGCTGCTTCTGTTGTATGTACTCTATGTGTCCAGCTTCCAACTCCTTGCAGCGGTGTTCACCGGACGGATCAATCCCAGAATTGTACACTTCCGCACACGTGTTAAATCGGATTTGGGCAGAATGGTTCTATCCAATTCAATCACCTTCACCCCGGGAACTATCACCATAGATCTGAATGACGACCATTTGATTGTCCACTGGATTTTCTGCAACACTTCCAATTCCCGGGCCGCCGGGGAACAGGTGAAAGGCCGGCTGGAAAAGCTGCTCAGGAGGGTATGGCAGTGAGAGGGCTTATGCTTGAGCTGATGCAGTGGGTGCTGGCCGGTGCTTCAGCAGTGGTTTTCATCAGGCTGATCATCGGTCCAACCGGAGCGGACCGCCTTGTGGCACTGAATATCCTTTCCGGCCTGGCCCTTGCCTTTCTGGTAACCCGGGGGGTGGCCCTGGGTCGGGCACTCTACCTTGATGTGGCCCTTGTCTATGACATATTCGGATTTCTGGGATTTCTCGCCATCGCACGTTTTCTTAAAGACAAGATATCAGATGAGGATGGTCCGGCATAATGGAACTTCTACGGGAAATTCTGGCGGGTATCGCGTTCACTCTGGCGGGGATATTCACACTGGGGGGAATAATCGGTCTGTTCCGGTTCCCCGATGCCTACACCCGACTCCAGGCCGGTTCCCTGGCGGGAACCACCTCGGTAATATCGGTCTTTATCGGTGCACTCATACTGGCTCCCGACTGGGCGATCGCAGGGCGGATCGTAATTATTATTATATTTTTCCTGCTCTCTTCCCCCACCGGAGCTCACATTGTGGCCCGTTTCGCATGGAATTCCGATCTGCCTG
It includes:
- a CDS encoding methyl-accepting chemotaxis protein, with protein sequence MLIKSVSNKIEEIYSSQSLVMVYRAQSLFWIELFTGSLFVFGFVLNLVEGDLVPAFLELAFAVILFGGLPFLLKGKANQVADMIIYLAVVMGYAVGVLGIDPSIRAVNESLTYFLPTLAALALLSNSARQAAVISVTIIAGLLVSAFTKVIPYAQQNGIPSSDYSFIIIAPVILTVLALAFIVMVVYSSRKTLKRLMEVNSESENRFGLLANAVGSVKDGVNISEKLDQSAQSSLDSIRGINSEIISIQASISRLQEEIDQTGAAYANIQSAEKAVAGEMHTQSSAVEQTSSVIAEITASIKQLSHSANDKKTQLEELISSEKAMAARMGTTANAFQSSREASAQMLEVIHVIRDISERTNLLAMNASIEAAHAGDRGRGFAVVAHEIRKLSGEISDNLTQIQNRVTDNVAEVDQAVSAFGEMEGQFHKISSKIQDVHDSLGEMISGLRELAAGSDEIQNTTNNLAEVNNLVHESLTNVSSQISAGSKSVESISDSVRQISGSVNQIGDTAQSIEKESESIVQIGQENTRHIRVLEESLG
- a CDS encoding PTS sugar transporter subunit IIA → MISPKWILVDEIVSDKKECIRKLIHALEASGDVQDAEGLLSDIMEREGLSSTAVGSGCAIPHAHSASITATRVAAARLHEPIDFGSQDGDQVQLVFLMAGPKKDTGIHLKVLSKVARLLHDPAYRSRFLEASDAESFYAVLCQTET
- a CDS encoding Na+/H+ antiporter subunit E; its protein translation is MRADQRWRLIRFFITSAVLYLIWLIFTASVEPFSLIAGALGSVFVAALTYDEFIASHEASLNSFMPKPLMLILYLLLLLYVLYVSSFQLLAAVFTGRINPRIVHFRTRVKSDLGRMVLSNSITFTPGTITIDLNDDHLIVHWIFCNTSNSRAAGEQVKGRLEKLLRRVWQ
- a CDS encoding monovalent cation/H+ antiporter complex subunit F, with amino-acid sequence MAVRGLMLELMQWVLAGASAVVFIRLIIGPTGADRLVALNILSGLALAFLVTRGVALGRALYLDVALVYDIFGFLGFLAIARFLKDKISDEDGPA
- the mnhG gene encoding monovalent cation/H(+) antiporter subunit G — protein: MELLREILAGIAFTLAGIFTLGGIIGLFRFPDAYTRLQAGSLAGTTSVISVFIGALILAPDWAIAGRIVIIIIFFLLSSPTGAHIVARFAWNSDLPAWKPRDQKRSGPERKMKPRRKRRLRNIMQKRLRRNRRQGPSGDAPEDME